From Leptodactylus fuscus isolate aLepFus1 chromosome 11, aLepFus1.hap2, whole genome shotgun sequence, one genomic window encodes:
- the TOR4A gene encoding torsin-4A: protein MDGVDPTPEASASERKISLMPPLRAAIRIRRKIRNLKKSRLQLDLSGRKSADSTKPSLIQRHSSNLTSFESPKFFNFDTPTLEQVALSNLRRKKKRKKSRPVLYPGNGKKYLPIEHKSKAKRCLILFIGIVCFQILNAIENLDDNVIKYELDGLEKTMQREVFGQKIAIDKIMALLKDYLATHWHNKPLVVSMNGPSGVGKSHMGRILAKHFRSVVENDFVLQYYVMHNCPSDSNITTCETELTDMISDMVTLAEIEEKIPIFIFDEMELMPPSLLDTLQSYFKLNQSNEYLNAIYILISNIGGNEVTKYFLQNVSSDVLNVPKELHTIIHSSLRQHHSIWDVAEIVPFTLLEKSHIANCFLDELLREGFYPDNGNIEKLAGQLKYYTIQDKQYSITGCKQVVAKVNLLHPYT, encoded by the coding sequence ATGGATGGGGTGGACCCGACCCCAGAGGCCTCAGCCTCAGAGCGGAAGATATCACTGATGCCTCCTCTACGGGCTGCCATACGAATACGCAGAAAGATCCGTAACTTGAAGAAAAGTCGCCTACAGCTTGACCTATCGGGTAGAAAATCTGCAGATAGTACCAAACCCTCCTTGATTCAACGACACTCCTCCAACCTCACAAGCTTTGAAAGCcctaaattttttaattttgatACTCCAACGTTGGAGCAGGTCGCGCTGAGCAATTTAAGACGCAAGAAGAAGCGCAAGAAATCCAGGCCAGTACTCTACCCGGGAAATGGTAAAAAATATCTACCCATAGAACATAAGAGCAAGGCGAAACGTTGCCTCATCCTCTTCATCGGGATTGTTTGTTTCCAAATCCTGAATGCTATTGAGAATTTGGACGATAATGTCATAAAATACGAACTGGATGGACTGGAGAAAACTATGCAAAGGGAAGTATTTGGGCAAAAAATTGCCATTGATAAAATAATGGCCCTTTTGAAGGACTATCTAGCCACTCATTGGCATAATAAGCCATTGGTGGTCTCCATGAATGGACCTAGTGGAGTTGGTAAGAGCCACATGGGTCGGATACTAGCCAAGCATTTCCGATCGGTTGTGGAAAACGATTTTGTTCTCCAATATTATGTGATGCACAACTGTCCCAGTGACAGCAATATTACAACTTGTGAGACTGAGCTCACCGATATGATATCAGACATGGTCACTCTTGCTGAGATAGAGGAGAAAATACCCATTTTCATATTCGATGAAATGGAGCTCATGCCACCATCACTTCTGGATACTTTGCAGAGTTACTTCAAGTTAAACCAAAGCAATGAGTACCTTAATGCCATCTACATCCTCATAAGTAACATCGGGGGCAACGAGGTGACCAAATATTTTTTGCAGAACGTCTCTAGCGACGTCCTAAACGTCCCTAAGGAACTTCATACCATCATACATTCTTCCTTGAGGCAGCATCATAGCATCTGGGATGTTGCCGAAATTGTACCATTCACTCTTCTGGAGAAGAGTCATATTGCAAATTGCTTCTTGGACGAATTGTTAAGGGAAGGATTCTACCCGGATAATGGCAATATCGAGAAGCTGGCGGGACAGCTAAAATATTACACTATACAAGACAAGCAATATTCCATCACTGGCTGTAAACAGGTGGTAGCTAAGGTGAATCTTCTCCATCCATACACATGA